A genomic region of Ignavibacteria bacterium contains the following coding sequences:
- a CDS encoding branched-chain amino acid aminotransferase, whose product METKIKNLTVIKTSNPKPIPKSNELGFGKIFTDHIFTMDYDPEHGWHNPTIQPYDALPIEPGNITFHYGQTVFDGLKCYYGIDGKIRFFRVKDYIKRFNNSARAMVIPQFNEEELIEYLTELILIEKDWVPKESGTSLYIRPLIISMDNALGVRSSNTYKMFIILSPVGSYYAEGFNPVKILVEETYSRTAPGGLGSCKTAANYAASLFGAELAKKKGFTQVLWLDACQKKYVEEVGTMNIFFRIDDDLITPPLEGTILPGITRDSIIKIAKKENMRVCERKISIDEVLQAHRDGRLKEVFGSGTAAVISPVGLLSYKGEEFIINDFKVGEWSQYFYDLITSWYYGMAEDPFDWITIIKD is encoded by the coding sequence ATGGAAACAAAAATTAAGAACCTCACCGTTATTAAAACCTCCAATCCTAAACCGATTCCAAAATCAAATGAATTAGGTTTTGGGAAAATTTTTACGGATCATATTTTCACAATGGACTATGATCCAGAACACGGCTGGCATAACCCGACAATTCAACCATACGATGCATTACCTATAGAGCCTGGAAATATAACATTCCATTATGGTCAAACAGTCTTTGATGGACTAAAATGTTATTATGGGATTGATGGAAAGATAAGATTTTTCAGGGTCAAAGATTATATCAAAAGATTTAATAACTCTGCTCGTGCGATGGTAATCCCACAATTTAATGAAGAAGAATTGATTGAATATCTAACAGAGTTAATTCTAATAGAAAAAGATTGGGTTCCAAAAGAATCAGGTACATCGTTATATATTCGTCCATTAATTATTTCAATGGATAATGCACTTGGTGTTAGAAGTTCTAATACTTATAAAATGTTCATCATCTTAAGTCCAGTTGGTTCATATTACGCTGAAGGTTTTAATCCCGTAAAAATTCTTGTGGAAGAGACATATTCAAGAACAGCACCGGGTGGATTAGGTTCTTGCAAAACTGCCGCCAATTATGCAGCCAGTTTATTTGGTGCCGAACTCGCAAAGAAAAAAGGTTTTACTCAAGTTCTCTGGCTCGATGCATGCCAGAAAAAATATGTTGAAGAAGTTGGAACGATGAATATATTCTTCCGCATTGATGATGATTTAATTACTCCACCACTTGAAGGTACAATTTTACCTGGAATTACACGCGACAGCATAATCAAAATTGCTAAGAAAGAAAATATGCGTGTTTGTGAGAGAAAAATTTCTATTGATGAAGTACTTCAAGCTCACCGAGATGGAAGATTAAAAGAAGTTTTTGGTTCAGGAACCGCCGCTGTCATTTCCCCTGTTGGATTACTGAGTTACAAAGGTGAAGAATTTATAATTAATGATTTTAAAGTGGGTGAATGGAGTCAATATTTTTATGATTTAATCACCTCATGGTATTACGGAATGGCGGAAGATCCGTTCGACTGGATTACCATAATTAAAGATTAA
- a CDS encoding aldehyde dehydrogenase family protein, whose protein sequence is MQHYGFVINGNIVLTSKKYNVKNKSTHQIFATCSLAFENDIENAIDAAAKTFEITKKLPAYKRKEILSKIASEISRQKEELAQSISIETGKPIKLSRIEVDRAVNTFQIAAEEVDKVCGEVLNLDITPQSENRIGITKRFPLGPVLAITPFNFPINLAAHKIAPAIAAGNTIIFKPATAAMLTGTKLALIINEVSEIPGLINSINCSGSMIEKFLNDERIKKISFTGSCEVGWRIKQLASKQKVTLELGGNAGVVVDKDADLEFAVPRLVSGSFAHAGQICISVQRIFVLKEIFESFIQKFVDETSKVKCGDPLDENVIVGPMITENDAKRIEEWVNEAQAYGAKVLIGGKRKGEFYKPTVLTNTRPEMKVNALEAFAPIVTIEPVDSFEEGIRQVNNSKYGLQAGVFTNNLKNALYAMENLEVGGVMINDYPTFRVDNMPYGGVKESGTGREGLKYAIEDMTELKLIVFNKL, encoded by the coding sequence ATGCAACATTATGGATTTGTAATCAATGGAAATATTGTACTGACATCAAAGAAATATAATGTCAAGAATAAATCTACACATCAAATATTTGCAACCTGTTCACTTGCTTTCGAAAACGATATTGAGAATGCAATAGATGCAGCAGCAAAAACTTTTGAGATCACAAAAAAATTACCCGCATATAAACGTAAAGAGATCCTATCTAAAATTGCATCTGAAATATCCAGACAGAAAGAAGAATTGGCTCAGTCAATATCTATTGAGACTGGTAAACCTATAAAATTATCTCGAATTGAAGTTGATAGAGCTGTAAATACTTTTCAAATCGCTGCTGAAGAAGTTGATAAAGTTTGCGGTGAAGTTTTAAACTTAGATATAACCCCTCAATCTGAAAACAGAATTGGTATAACAAAAAGATTTCCATTAGGGCCAGTTCTAGCAATTACACCTTTCAATTTCCCAATAAATCTGGCTGCACATAAAATTGCACCAGCAATTGCAGCAGGGAACACGATTATATTTAAACCTGCAACAGCTGCAATGTTAACAGGTACTAAATTGGCTTTGATAATAAACGAAGTTTCTGAAATTCCGGGATTAATTAATTCCATTAATTGCTCGGGTTCGATGATTGAAAAATTCCTTAATGACGAAAGAATCAAAAAAATTAGTTTTACAGGAAGCTGCGAAGTTGGCTGGAGAATAAAACAACTTGCAAGTAAACAAAAAGTAACGCTCGAATTGGGTGGAAATGCTGGAGTAGTCGTAGATAAAGATGCTGATCTCGAATTCGCAGTACCTAGACTTGTATCTGGTTCGTTTGCTCATGCGGGACAAATTTGTATTTCGGTTCAAAGGATTTTTGTCTTAAAGGAAATTTTTGAAAGCTTCATTCAAAAATTTGTAGATGAAACATCAAAAGTAAAATGTGGAGACCCGCTTGATGAAAATGTGATTGTCGGTCCGATGATTACTGAAAATGATGCAAAAAGAATTGAAGAATGGGTTAACGAAGCTCAGGCTTATGGTGCAAAAGTTTTAATTGGTGGAAAACGAAAAGGAGAATTTTATAAACCGACAGTTTTGACAAACACCAGACCAGAAATGAAAGTAAATGCTCTTGAAGCGTTTGCTCCAATCGTTACAATCGAACCAGTTGATTCATTTGAAGAAGGCATTCGACAAGTTAATAATTCAAAATATGGTTTACAGGCTGGTGTCTTTACGAATAATCTTAAAAATGCACTCTATGCAATGGAAAATCTTGAGGTCGGCGGTGTAATGATTAATGATTATCCAACCTTTAGAGTTGATAATATGCCTTACGGCGGTGTAAAAGAAAGCGGAACTGGAAGAGAAGGCTTGAAATACGCTATTGAAGATATGACTGAATTGAAATTGATAGTGTTTAATAAACTTTAA
- a CDS encoding MarR family transcriptional regulator, whose amino-acid sequence MKTLNLDEKIKREIIQSFGEAYKAFGLSKLMGHIVALMIFSPHPLSLDDICKQLKRSKGPVSQIIRRLRDRNLLRKVWVPGSRKDYYEAHPDIFENAFRNNFELIKKNKKLAAELKSKAKKSDHEAIGEILKRLDEMEEFYTVMVENYQEFLDKWNKIKTKYRV is encoded by the coding sequence ATGAAAACACTAAATCTTGATGAAAAAATAAAACGAGAAATAATTCAGAGTTTTGGTGAAGCTTATAAGGCTTTTGGGTTAAGTAAATTGATGGGGCACATTGTTGCATTAATGATTTTTTCCCCTCATCCTCTCTCGCTTGATGATATTTGTAAGCAACTTAAAAGAAGCAAAGGACCTGTCAGTCAAATTATTAGAAGATTAAGAGATCGAAATCTTTTGCGTAAAGTTTGGGTTCCCGGTAGCAGAAAAGATTATTATGAAGCTCATCCCGATATTTTTGAAAATGCATTTCGAAATAATTTCGAATTGATAAAGAAAAACAAAAAACTTGCCGCTGAGCTAAAAAGTAAAGCAAAGAAATCGGATCACGAAGCAATTGGTGAGATATTAAAACGACTTGATGAAATGGAAGAATTTTATACCGTGATGGTAGAAAATTATCAAGAGTTTCTGGATAAATGGAATAAAATAAAAACAAAGTATCGTGTATAA
- a CDS encoding ketoacyl-ACP synthase III, translating to MSESKKLFEIKKRNAVIKGIGSYAPERILTNKFFNDLLGEDVDTWLQENLTIKERRWCNENQSTADLCVEAAKNALKDAKLSPEQIDLLIVATDTPEYISPSTASVVQYRLNAVNAGTFDINTACAGFVTALNVGSKFIIADEKYKNVLVIGAYAMSKYLDLTDKKTVTLFADGAGAIILSAEEFTNRGYLTADLISQGQYHDWMGIYAGGTHLPVNEEVIRRKDHLLKFVKKFPKEINPTTWTEMIQNICLEMEISPLDIDHFLFTQININSIKETMENLNVPFERAHTIMDRFAYTGSACIPMALDDAYKNGKLGKNQLAVFVGSGGGLAFASALFRL from the coding sequence ATGAGTGAGTCAAAAAAATTATTTGAAATTAAAAAACGGAATGCTGTTATTAAGGGAATTGGTTCTTACGCACCTGAGAGAATTCTAACAAATAAATTTTTTAATGATTTACTTGGTGAGGATGTTGATACCTGGCTTCAAGAAAATTTAACTATTAAAGAAAGAAGATGGTGTAATGAAAATCAATCAACTGCTGATTTATGTGTTGAAGCTGCAAAAAATGCTTTGAAAGATGCAAAGCTCTCGCCTGAACAAATTGATTTATTAATCGTTGCAACAGATACTCCAGAATATATTTCACCTTCAACAGCGTCAGTTGTGCAGTATAGACTAAATGCTGTAAATGCTGGAACTTTTGATATCAACACTGCTTGCGCTGGATTTGTTACTGCCTTAAATGTTGGAAGTAAATTCATTATTGCAGATGAGAAATATAAAAATGTTCTTGTGATTGGTGCTTATGCAATGAGTAAATATTTGGATTTGACTGATAAAAAAACGGTCACGCTTTTTGCTGATGGCGCTGGTGCTATTATACTTTCAGCTGAGGAATTCACTAATCGTGGATATCTGACAGCTGATTTAATTTCTCAAGGGCAATATCATGATTGGATGGGAATCTATGCTGGCGGAACCCATTTGCCCGTTAATGAAGAGGTTATAAGAAGAAAAGATCATCTGCTGAAATTTGTTAAAAAATTTCCAAAAGAAATTAATCCAACGACCTGGACTGAAATGATTCAGAATATTTGTTTGGAGATGGAAATTTCACCACTTGATATTGACCATTTCTTATTTACTCAAATCAACATTAATTCAATAAAAGAGACTATGGAAAATTTAAATGTACCTTTCGAAAGAGCTCACACAATAATGGATAGATTCGCTTATACTGGTTCTGCCTGTATTCCTATGGCTTTAGATGATGCTTATAAGAATGGTAAGCTTGGCAAAAATCAACTTGCTGTGTTTGTTGGTTCAGGCGGAGGGCTTGCATTTGCATCAGCATTATTCAGATTATAG
- the rsmI gene encoding 16S rRNA (cytidine(1402)-2'-O)-methyltransferase, which produces MAGTLFIVSTHIGNIDDLTFRARRILADCDLIICEEPKPAKLLLKNLGLFKELILLNEHTEKENAPLIIEELKQGKNCCLISDAGTPVFSDPGKYLIELARENNIPISIVPGPDSLIPSLIVSGFDISKFYFAGWLSPKSDERKNELRKLKNINETIAIMETPYRLKHLLSDIIEIFGKDTIISLACDITTSNERIIRGEADQVYQKILNEYTKCEFVLVINNKKKRE; this is translated from the coding sequence TTGGCTGGTACTCTTTTCATCGTTTCAACACATATTGGTAATATTGATGATTTAACTTTCAGAGCAAGAAGAATTCTTGCTGATTGTGATCTTATTATTTGTGAAGAACCAAAACCCGCAAAACTCCTTTTAAAAAATTTAGGCCTTTTCAAAGAACTTATCTTACTAAATGAACACACCGAAAAAGAGAACGCTCCTTTAATCATTGAAGAATTAAAGCAAGGTAAGAATTGTTGTTTGATTTCCGATGCAGGAACTCCTGTTTTTTCAGACCCAGGTAAATATTTAATTGAGCTTGCACGAGAAAACAATATTCCTATTTCAATTGTACCGGGTCCCGATTCTTTAATTCCATCTTTAATAGTTTCAGGTTTTGATATCAGTAAATTTTATTTTGCTGGCTGGTTATCACCCAAGTCCGACGAAAGAAAAAATGAATTGCGAAAGTTAAAAAACATTAACGAAACTATTGCAATCATGGAAACCCCTTACAGACTTAAGCATTTGTTATCGGATATAATCGAAATTTTTGGTAAAGATACAATTATCTCTCTCGCCTGTGATATTACTACTTCAAATGAAAGAATAATTAGAGGTGAAGCAGATCAAGTTTATCAGAAAATCTTAAATGAGTATACTAAGTGTGAATTTGTGCTGGTAATTAACAATAAAAAGAAAAGGGAGTAA
- the fabG gene encoding 3-oxoacyl-[acyl-carrier-protein] reductase, which produces MMRLTNKVVVITGGARGIGRAAVKKFCEEGAKVVIWDLLEKEGHELENEMRVQNYSCIFQKVDVTNFQNVEEATKKVIDELKQIDILINNAGITKDATLLKMTEEQWQTVLNVNLTGVFNCTKAIAPFMVERGKGKIINTSSVVALYGNFGQSNYVATKSGIIGLTKVWARELGRKGINVNAVAPGFIETEMVQTMPEKVLQMMKEKTPLGRLGKPEDIANAYLFLASEEADFINGAVLSVDGGITI; this is translated from the coding sequence ATTATGAGATTAACAAATAAAGTCGTTGTTATAACTGGAGGAGCAAGGGGAATTGGTAGGGCAGCAGTCAAAAAATTTTGTGAAGAAGGCGCTAAAGTTGTCATCTGGGATTTACTTGAAAAAGAAGGTCATGAATTAGAAAATGAAATGAGAGTGCAAAATTACTCCTGTATTTTTCAAAAAGTCGATGTGACGAATTTTCAGAATGTTGAAGAAGCAACTAAAAAAGTAATTGATGAATTAAAACAGATTGATATTTTAATTAACAATGCTGGAATTACAAAAGATGCAACTCTTCTTAAGATGACAGAAGAACAATGGCAAACTGTCCTGAATGTTAACTTAACTGGAGTTTTTAATTGCACTAAAGCAATTGCACCTTTCATGGTTGAAAGAGGCAAAGGTAAAATAATCAATACATCGTCGGTTGTTGCGCTTTATGGAAATTTTGGTCAATCAAATTATGTGGCGACTAAATCGGGAATAATTGGTTTAACAAAAGTTTGGGCACGAGAATTAGGCAGAAAAGGAATCAATGTAAATGCAGTCGCACCAGGTTTTATTGAAACGGAAATGGTTCAGACGATGCCCGAGAAAGTTCTCCAAATGATGAAAGAGAAAACTCCACTTGGCAGACTCGGAAAACCGGAAGACATTGCAAATGCTTATCTGTTTCTTGCCTCTGAAGAAGCAGATTTCATTAATGGTGCAGTTTTAAGTGTTGATGGAGGAATTACAATTTGA
- a CDS encoding PAS domain S-box protein, whose product MKENKKKTKSSTKLNLNQDYSFFKSFLDYSKEAFILVNNRGLIEFWGGAAGSIFGFSERSIKNKHIGALISDYEKNKNVLVRAILSEKSLIDYETYLLTKNGTEIFTNISLYPIKLKGKKSLYFLLVVQDNTEEKNFQDKFNQLQNLHTEILENVNIGLLIIDKETYDILFTNKKGMDLLQISSSENLGRKIWDLIDSESISTLEKIFNEGLTLDKSPYLIKMQRYHDKRKIWTNLYPAEITYHRRPCYLIAFIDVSKEKDYIKSLEETVKQKDLLAATKSRFMANMSHELRSPINIILGYVDILISMDIDGDLKEFLTYIQKSAEHLLKVLNDILDLSKAEASKIKIIEKPYNLIALMKSVLSMIEVKLIGKKVALDYNSNIEPDAYFLIDAHNLQRVLLNILDNAVKFTEEGLISVDVRYNDGMLVFKISDTGIGMTQEELNRLFIPFEQAPEISQKYGGSGLGLAISKEIINLWKGDIKIESKKNVGTTVTFTYPASRTEQIEEAEVVQIPKDLSIIKGKKILVVDDQEYNHKLFKLMLTECEVETVFSGKLALNKLITEEYDGIVLDLRLPDIPGMEVIKEIKKRERLQNLKIVTTSADILSGLKEQMEEMGIIFIPKPIRRADLLNALITVFSQDQKTK is encoded by the coding sequence ATGAAAGAGAATAAAAAAAAGACAAAATCATCAACTAAATTAAATCTTAATCAAGATTATTCTTTCTTTAAATCATTTCTCGATTATTCTAAAGAGGCATTCATACTGGTCAACAATCGTGGATTAATTGAATTCTGGGGAGGGGCAGCGGGCAGTATCTTTGGCTTTAGCGAACGATCGATAAAGAATAAACATATAGGCGCATTAATATCTGATTATGAGAAAAATAAAAATGTATTAGTTAGAGCTATACTCTCAGAGAAATCGTTAATCGATTACGAAACATATTTATTGACAAAGAACGGAACAGAAATCTTTACAAATATTTCTCTATATCCAATCAAACTCAAGGGTAAAAAAAGTCTATATTTTTTGTTAGTTGTTCAAGACAATACTGAAGAAAAAAATTTTCAGGATAAATTCAATCAATTGCAAAATCTTCATACTGAAATTCTTGAGAATGTAAATATTGGTTTGTTGATCATCGATAAAGAAACTTATGATATATTATTCACCAACAAGAAAGGAATGGATTTACTTCAGATTTCCAGTAGTGAAAATCTTGGAAGAAAAATTTGGGATTTAATTGACTCTGAAAGCATCAGTACTCTTGAAAAAATTTTTAATGAAGGCTTAACTCTCGACAAATCTCCTTACTTAATAAAAATGCAACGTTATCATGATAAAAGGAAAATCTGGACAAATTTATATCCAGCCGAAATTACATACCATCGTAGACCTTGTTATCTAATTGCATTTATAGATGTTTCAAAAGAAAAAGATTACATCAAATCGCTCGAAGAAACTGTTAAACAAAAAGACTTACTCGCTGCAACTAAATCAAGATTTATGGCAAATATGTCTCACGAGCTTCGTTCGCCAATCAATATAATTTTGGGTTATGTTGATATTCTTATCAGTATGGATATTGATGGTGATTTGAAAGAATTCCTTACATACATTCAAAAAAGTGCTGAACATCTTTTGAAAGTCTTAAATGATATTTTAGATCTTTCTAAAGCAGAAGCCAGCAAGATTAAAATAATTGAGAAGCCTTATAATTTAATTGCATTGATGAAATCAGTCCTTTCAATGATTGAAGTGAAATTGATAGGAAAGAAAGTTGCCCTTGATTATAATTCCAATATCGAACCTGATGCTTACTTTTTAATTGATGCTCATAACTTGCAAAGAGTTTTATTAAATATTCTTGATAACGCTGTCAAATTTACAGAAGAAGGTTTGATCTCTGTTGATGTTCGCTATAATGATGGTATGCTGGTCTTTAAGATAAGCGATACTGGTATTGGGATGACTCAGGAAGAATTAAATCGATTGTTTATTCCTTTTGAACAGGCTCCAGAAATTTCTCAAAAATATGGCGGCTCAGGATTAGGTCTTGCAATCTCAAAAGAAATAATAAATCTATGGAAAGGTGATATTAAAATCGAAAGCAAGAAAAATGTGGGAACTACAGTAACCTTTACTTATCCTGCGTCACGAACCGAACAGATCGAAGAAGCTGAAGTTGTTCAAATTCCAAAAGATTTATCCATTATCAAAGGCAAAAAAATTCTTGTCGTTGATGATCAAGAGTACAATCATAAGCTCTTTAAATTAATGCTGACAGAATGTGAAGTTGAAACTGTTTTTTCTGGTAAGCTTGCTTTGAATAAATTAATCACAGAAGAATATGATGGAATTGTTCTTGATTTAAGATTACCTGACATTCCAGGAATGGAAGTAATTAAGGAAATTAAAAAACGAGAAAGACTTCAGAACCTTAAGATAGTTACAACATCAGCGGATATTTTAAGTGGATTAAAAGAACAAATGGAGGAGATGGGAATTATTTTTATTCCAAAACCAATTAGAAGAGCGGATTTGTTAAATGCATTGATAACAGTTTTTTCTCAGGATCAAAAAACTAAATAA
- a CDS encoding sodium:solute symporter: MNNVYLFSAVIIYVVGIIILTILGKKKKQSIESFSIGSKTVSPVVVGLSLAVGMTSAATFVINPGLIYLYGISGFLGYGIAAPLGIFLALIVMSKSFLRFGEQTKVLTVPHWIGERYQNKFFTIFYALISLLQITFAVLIAVGITIVLANSFNASYEVVLLLVLLFSVIYLFFGGGVNVLLFSNAFQSFFMIVTAILFLISGPIFLGLNPIKLFGELEKINPNLVNIVNPESLLFRDLFEVFIANFLVGIAIICQPHIISKALYLKSEKDLNKYLITVIVVGTLFFFVLFTGLYARVALGSELLKPDQAISKYINSVFPPYLLAIVTLGILSAGFSTLDNILVALSSIFSVNILKEILVKIKPELSEDNLKSTLLISSKLFLIILAIIIYFLSIDQIYHPNLSVAIFAQNGVYGLFVTTFWPILLGLFKTKISKGSVFIASLIAFFTHFGFYYLEITKYHNNPGVTAAFALIFSGAFILISIIFQRVKK; the protein is encoded by the coding sequence ATGAATAACGTTTATCTCTTTTCAGCTGTAATTATATATGTAGTTGGAATTATTATTCTTACTATTCTTGGTAAAAAGAAAAAACAGTCTATAGAAAGTTTTTCTATCGGCAGTAAAACCGTTAGTCCAGTAGTTGTTGGATTATCACTTGCGGTTGGAATGACAAGCGCCGCAACTTTCGTCATCAATCCAGGCTTGATTTATCTTTATGGAATATCTGGTTTTTTAGGTTATGGGATTGCAGCGCCACTCGGAATTTTTCTTGCATTGATTGTAATGTCAAAAAGTTTTTTAAGATTTGGTGAACAAACTAAAGTCCTTACTGTACCTCATTGGATAGGTGAAAGGTATCAAAACAAATTCTTTACAATTTTTTATGCTCTAATCTCATTACTACAAATCACCTTTGCAGTCTTAATTGCTGTTGGAATTACAATTGTTCTTGCTAATTCTTTTAATGCATCTTACGAGGTTGTTCTTTTGCTCGTTCTGCTTTTTTCAGTTATCTATTTATTTTTTGGCGGAGGTGTAAATGTACTTTTGTTTTCAAATGCTTTCCAATCTTTCTTTATGATTGTAACAGCAATTTTGTTTTTAATTTCGGGACCAATTTTTTTAGGTCTTAATCCTATCAAATTGTTTGGTGAGCTTGAAAAAATAAATCCCAATCTTGTAAACATTGTTAATCCTGAAAGCTTACTATTTAGAGATCTCTTTGAAGTTTTTATTGCTAATTTTCTTGTGGGAATTGCAATAATCTGTCAACCTCACATTATTTCGAAGGCACTTTACTTAAAATCGGAAAAAGATTTAAATAAATATCTTATAACAGTAATTGTAGTAGGAACTTTGTTCTTTTTCGTTTTATTCACAGGATTATATGCTCGAGTTGCACTTGGTAGTGAATTGCTAAAACCAGATCAAGCAATTTCAAAGTATATTAATTCTGTGTTCCCACCTTATCTACTTGCAATTGTAACTCTTGGAATTTTATCGGCAGGATTTTCTACCCTTGATAATATCCTTGTTGCTCTTTCATCAATTTTCTCTGTTAATATTTTAAAGGAAATTTTGGTAAAAATTAAACCAGAATTAAGTGAAGATAATCTTAAGAGTACACTGCTCATTTCATCGAAGCTTTTCTTAATTATTCTGGCTATAATTATTTATTTTCTCTCGATTGATCAGATTTATCATCCAAATTTATCGGTTGCAATTTTTGCGCAGAATGGTGTCTATGGATTATTTGTTACAACCTTCTGGCCTATTTTACTTGGATTATTTAAAACCAAAATTTCGAAGGGTTCTGTTTTTATTGCAAGTCTAATTGCTTTTTTCACGCACTTTGGCTTTTATTACCTGGAAATCACTAAATATCATAATAACCCTGGTGTAACTGCAGCATTTGCTTTAATTTTCAGTGGTGCTTTTATTTTAATATCTATCATTTTTCAGAGGGTTAAAAAATGA